The following are from one region of the Desulfuromonadales bacterium genome:
- a CDS encoding NifB/NifX family molybdenum-iron cluster-binding protein: protein DDEADRIEARCAGLADCALVYVAEIGGPAAARLVAKKIHPIKSKEREPIATVVEKLQEVLRGSPPPWLRKAMLKGERPGFVER, encoded by the coding sequence GACGACGAAGCCGACCGGATCGAAGCCCGCTGTGCCGGCCTGGCTGACTGCGCGCTGGTCTACGTCGCCGAAATCGGTGGCCCGGCGGCCGCCCGCCTGGTGGCCAAGAAGATTCACCCGATCAAGAGCAAGGAACGGGAGCCGATAGCCACCGTCGTCGAAAAGCTCCAGGAAGTCCTGCGCGGCAGTCCTCCCCCCTGGCTGCGCAAGGCGATGTTGAAGGGGGAAAGACCCGGATTTGTAGAACGATAA
- a CDS encoding NifB/NifX family molybdenum-iron cluster-binding protein, with protein MRIAIASKSGTEVDQHFGHAERFLIYDFNQGNPRQVGEVQVEKYCSFDPDHPFRHSQFDAIVEALQGCKAVITAMIGDYPRQELEKAGLTHVVAVGPIDTALRTAHAALCGCACQGPKKCEKP; from the coding sequence ATGCGCATCGCCATCGCATCGAAATCGGGCACCGAGGTCGACCAGCACTTCGGCCATGCCGAACGTTTCCTGATCTACGACTTCAACCAGGGGAATCCCCGGCAGGTGGGCGAGGTGCAGGTGGAGAAGTACTGCTCCTTCGATCCCGACCACCCCTTCCGGCATAGTCAGTTCGACGCCATCGTCGAGGCCCTCCAGGGGTGCAAGGCGGTGATCACCGCCATGATCGGCGACTACCCCCGCCAGGAGCTGGAGAAGGCGGGCCTCACCCACGTCGTCGCCGTCGGACCGATCGACACCGCCCTGCGCACTGCCCACGCCGCCCTCTGCGGCTGCGCCTGCCAGGGACCGAAGAAATGCGAGAAACCGTAG
- the modA gene encoding molybdate ABC transporter substrate-binding protein: MLRKAGLLLILFSLCLASVAVAGAIRLSVAVSLTDAMNEICADYSRAHPGTACRPNYGGSGTLAKQIAAGAPADLFISANPQWIEFLVGEKRLAVDTVGILAANTLVFVGPKGRASSLADLPKLKRIAIGSPRSVPAGQYAEEAMKKAGVYDTLAAAGKLVMAQD; encoded by the coding sequence ATGCTGAGAAAAGCCGGTCTACTACTGATCTTGTTTTCTTTGTGCTTAGCTTCCGTTGCGGTGGCCGGTGCTATCCGCCTCTCCGTCGCCGTTAGTCTCACCGACGCGATGAACGAAATCTGCGCCGACTATTCCAGGGCACATCCCGGCACGGCCTGCCGCCCCAATTATGGCGGATCGGGCACCCTGGCCAAGCAGATTGCCGCCGGCGCCCCGGCCGATCTCTTCATCTCGGCCAATCCGCAGTGGATCGAGTTCCTGGTCGGCGAAAAGCGGCTTGCAGTCGATACGGTGGGGATTCTGGCCGCCAACACCCTGGTCTTCGTCGGGCCGAAGGGGCGGGCATCCTCACTGGCCGACCTGCCGAAACTGAAGCGCATCGCCATCGGCAGCCCGCGGAGCGTTCCGGCCGGCCAGTACGCCGAGGAGGCGATGAAGAAAGCCGGCGTTTACGACACGCTCGCGGCGGCAGGCAAACTGGTCATGGCCCAGGACG
- a CDS encoding radical SAM protein, whose amino-acid sequence MATPCQMMKRQSDHPCFGGDHSKAGRMHLPVAPGCNIKCGFCERKFDCANESRPGVTSRVLSPEEGLERVNLVLRHPQIGATMKVVGIAGPGDPLANPNTFRTFRLVKAAHPQLTLCLSTNGLLLPEKVDEILELGVHSVTVTVNALTPETGAKVYEWVNLHGRRLQGEEGAAVLLERQLEGIRAVVAAGLLVKINSVYIPGVNDHETLPLAVKARELGATMMNILPVIPIGRFRDVEPPSEAVMEMVRNQAELILSQARHCKQCRADAVGLIGRDLDLATLQAG is encoded by the coding sequence ATGGCCACGCCCTGTCAGATGATGAAGAGACAGTCCGATCACCCCTGCTTCGGCGGCGACCACAGCAAGGCCGGCCGGATGCACCTGCCGGTGGCGCCGGGGTGCAACATCAAATGCGGCTTCTGCGAGCGCAAGTTCGACTGCGCCAACGAAAGCCGGCCCGGGGTCACCAGCCGGGTGCTCAGCCCCGAGGAAGGTCTGGAGCGGGTCAACCTGGTGCTGCGTCACCCGCAGATCGGCGCGACCATGAAGGTGGTCGGCATCGCCGGTCCCGGCGACCCCCTGGCCAACCCCAACACCTTCAGGACCTTCCGCCTGGTCAAGGCGGCGCACCCGCAGCTGACCCTCTGCCTCTCCACCAACGGCCTGCTGCTGCCGGAGAAGGTCGACGAGATTCTGGAGCTGGGGGTGCACAGCGTCACCGTCACCGTCAACGCCCTCACCCCGGAAACCGGGGCGAAGGTCTACGAATGGGTCAACCTGCACGGCCGGCGCCTGCAGGGGGAGGAAGGGGCGGCGGTGCTCCTCGAGCGGCAGCTCGAAGGCATCCGCGCGGTGGTAGCGGCCGGCCTGCTGGTCAAGATCAACTCGGTCTACATCCCCGGCGTCAACGACCATGAAACGCTGCCGCTGGCAGTCAAGGCGCGGGAACTGGGGGCGACCATGATGAACATCCTGCCGGTGATCCCCATCGGCCGCTTCCGCGACGTCGAGCCCCCTTCCGAAGCAGTGATGGAAATGGTGCGCAACCAGGCCGAACTGATCCTCTCCCAGGCCCGCCACTGCAAGCAGTGCCGCGCCGACGCGGTGGGGCTGATCGGCAGGGATCTGGATCTGGCGACGCTGCAGGCGGGGTGA
- the fdxB gene encoding ferredoxin III, nif-specific yields the protein MAFYTGKTKGGKEWTPTFIDAIDHEKCIGCGRCFKACSRSVLGPEDLEDEESESVRMVMSIVNADNCVGCVGCGVTCSKKAFSFKPLMV from the coding sequence ATGGCTTTCTACACCGGCAAAACCAAAGGCGGCAAGGAGTGGACCCCCACCTTCATCGACGCGATCGACCACGAGAAATGCATCGGCTGCGGCCGCTGCTTCAAGGCCTGCTCGCGCAGCGTGCTCGGCCCCGAGGACCTGGAGGACGAGGAGTCCGAATCGGTCCGCATGGTCATGAGCATCGTCAACGCCGATAACTGCGTCGGCTGCGTCGGCTGCGGCGTGACCTGCAGCAAGAAGGCGTTCTCGTTCAAACCGCTGATGGTTTGA